One genomic window of Legionella jordanis includes the following:
- a CDS encoding agmatine deiminase family protein, translating to MTTAQKNNFRMPPEWHPHAACWMAWPCHQETWKHIGMQRAREAYALVAKTIAQYEPVKMLVNPEDETSARELCGQGIELIPLSINDSWTRDTGPSFLINDQQELAGVDWIHNAWGGNYSDYALDNEIAAAIIQRAGASHFKAPLVMEGGSFHVDGEGSILTTRECLLNPNRNPHLSQSKIEDYLCNYLNAKKVIWLNQGLVGDETDGHIDEIACFVGPAKVLALITHDKQDVNYARLHENLNILKTSKDAKGRPLEVITVEQPPATYLDGERLTLSYINFYMANKGIVMPAFGYPEYDKAAYELFSRLFPDYGISQINALDVFAGGGGIHCITQQQPLAG from the coding sequence ATGACAACCGCTCAAAAAAATAACTTTAGAATGCCTCCTGAATGGCATCCTCATGCTGCCTGTTGGATGGCTTGGCCTTGCCACCAGGAAACCTGGAAACATATTGGCATGCAACGCGCTCGTGAAGCTTATGCCTTAGTGGCGAAAACCATCGCCCAATATGAACCGGTAAAGATGCTGGTTAATCCTGAAGATGAGACTTCGGCTAGGGAACTCTGCGGCCAGGGGATTGAACTCATTCCTTTATCTATTAATGACTCATGGACCAGGGACACAGGACCCAGTTTTCTGATTAATGATCAACAAGAACTTGCCGGTGTTGACTGGATCCATAATGCCTGGGGCGGTAATTACAGCGATTATGCTTTGGATAATGAAATTGCTGCAGCGATTATTCAAAGGGCCGGCGCCAGTCATTTTAAAGCGCCTCTGGTTATGGAAGGCGGTTCTTTCCACGTTGATGGAGAAGGCAGCATCCTCACCACTCGTGAATGCTTACTAAACCCAAACCGTAACCCTCATCTTTCTCAAAGCAAGATTGAAGATTACTTATGCAACTATCTAAATGCGAAAAAAGTAATTTGGCTAAACCAGGGCTTAGTGGGCGATGAAACCGATGGCCACATTGATGAAATCGCATGCTTCGTCGGTCCAGCCAAGGTTTTAGCCTTGATAACCCATGATAAGCAAGACGTCAATTATGCAAGATTGCATGAAAATTTGAATATCCTAAAGACATCAAAGGACGCGAAAGGCAGGCCTTTGGAAGTGATTACAGTTGAACAACCGCCGGCCACTTACCTCGATGGCGAGAGACTAACTCTGTCCTATATAAATTTTTACATGGCCAATAAAGGAATTGTTATGCCTGCGTTTGGCTATCCTGAATACGATAAAGCCGCTTATGAATTATTTAGCCGTTTATTTCCAGACTATGGGATTTCACAAATTAATGCGCTGGATGTTTTTGCTGGCGGGGGTGGTATACACTGCATTACACAGCAGCAACCTTTAGCCGGTTAG
- a CDS encoding DUF6159 family protein, which translates to MGSMFNFRASNRLFTQSLKFMAKNPLFFMLPLCSLVLSFLLLLLLGFLIRWGAQINIQYLNPPHYYWYFEVVAFLLLTGLIVVVNTLSNAMLVYMAKFKLTGQTISWQQTIRACWRQRYNLISWGIFFTCAGFILSLLERTSGFSRLAATVTQAAWHVCAFLMMPFIVIEQRSPSLAFEKVRDYFTSSAIVQVNVSILLAVYLLPIVILIHLSPNIVPQDYVGIVNHFWLYALLFLFVAWLIVGNSVNAILKTALYLKIQGQHDFSILKQEDINKIMWDKPNSASWRR; encoded by the coding sequence ATGGGATCTATGTTTAATTTTCGCGCCAGCAATCGGCTATTCACTCAATCGCTTAAATTCATGGCTAAAAATCCTCTTTTTTTTATGCTTCCCTTGTGCTCATTAGTATTGTCTTTCCTTCTTCTGCTGTTATTGGGATTTCTTATCCGCTGGGGAGCGCAAATAAACATTCAATATCTGAATCCACCTCATTATTACTGGTATTTTGAAGTAGTGGCATTTTTGCTTTTAACAGGCTTAATTGTGGTAGTGAACACGCTTAGCAATGCAATGCTGGTTTATATGGCTAAATTTAAATTAACAGGCCAGACCATTTCCTGGCAACAAACGATAAGGGCATGCTGGAGGCAACGCTATAACTTAATCTCTTGGGGAATATTTTTTACCTGTGCTGGATTTATTTTATCTTTACTGGAAAGGACGAGCGGGTTTAGTAGATTGGCGGCTACCGTCACGCAAGCTGCCTGGCATGTCTGTGCATTTTTAATGATGCCTTTCATTGTCATTGAGCAACGGTCGCCAAGCCTTGCTTTTGAAAAAGTACGCGATTATTTTACCAGCTCAGCCATTGTACAAGTAAATGTCTCCATTTTACTCGCTGTGTATCTATTGCCCATAGTCATTTTGATCCATTTATCTCCCAACATAGTCCCTCAGGATTATGTAGGAATCGTTAACCACTTTTGGCTTTATGCCTTATTGTTTTTATTTGTGGCTTGGTTAATTGTTGGGAATAGTGTAAATGCAATTTTAAAAACAGCTTTGTACTTAAAAATACAGGGGCAACATGATTTTTCAATTCTCAAACAAGAAGATATCAATAAGATAATGTGGGATAAGCCCAATTCAGCTTCATGGCGACGCTAA
- a CDS encoding acetoacetate--CoA ligase, translating to MTTRVWQPTDPKASRMWEFMVFAGEKHQQKFSHYQELYRWSIEKPQEFWPSLCDYFQLRFDCEAAEIINHYDHMINAKWFSGARFNFAEKLLSRRDEKPAIISLNENGDKESISYKQLYEQVARCAQGLKEIGVVAGDRVAAVMPNVAFTIIAMLATTSIGAIWSSCSSDFGAQAAIDRLGQVEPKVLFACDGHQYLGKIHDARDKIQEISKAIPSLQTLVICPIIHGKEHANLLPKAIHWDDFLKSATECQFESLPFAHPVYILFSSGTTGKPKCIVHGAGGTLLQHLKELGLHSDIRSYDNLFFYTTCGWMMWNWMVSVLALGATLTLYEGAPTYPNANRLFHVIDEEKITVFGTSAKFISSVEKAGASPRYQYSLSSLRSILSTGSPLLPKNYDYVYQQIKPDVQLSSISGGTDIVSCFALGNPILPVYRGELQCLGLGMAVEVFNEQGQSVIEERGELVCTKAFPSMPVGFWNDSDRKLYKHAYFERFPGVWAHGDFAEITPHHGLIIYGRSDAVLNPGGVRIGTAEIYRQVEKIPEVLDSVVIGQDWQDDVRVVLFVKLREGLQLNEQIEVNIRQTIKHHASPRHVPAKILQVPDIPRTISGKIVEIAVRQVVHGQDVHNLQSLANPEALDHFKNREELNE from the coding sequence ATGACGACACGGGTATGGCAACCTACAGACCCCAAAGCGAGTAGAATGTGGGAGTTTATGGTTTTTGCGGGTGAAAAGCATCAGCAAAAATTTTCCCATTATCAGGAACTGTATCGGTGGTCAATTGAAAAACCACAAGAATTTTGGCCAAGTCTTTGCGATTATTTTCAGCTTCGATTCGACTGTGAAGCCGCTGAAATCATTAATCATTATGATCACATGATCAATGCCAAATGGTTTTCAGGGGCTCGTTTTAATTTTGCTGAAAAATTGCTCTCTCGTCGAGATGAAAAACCGGCCATTATTAGTCTCAATGAAAATGGCGATAAGGAAAGCATAAGTTATAAGCAATTGTACGAACAGGTCGCTCGTTGTGCTCAAGGTTTAAAAGAGATTGGCGTTGTTGCGGGGGATCGCGTAGCTGCCGTAATGCCTAATGTAGCTTTCACGATTATTGCCATGCTTGCGACGACATCCATTGGTGCCATTTGGTCCTCTTGTTCTTCGGATTTTGGTGCTCAGGCTGCGATTGATCGTTTGGGTCAAGTTGAACCTAAAGTGTTGTTTGCATGTGATGGCCATCAATATTTGGGTAAAATTCATGATGCCAGAGATAAAATTCAGGAAATCAGCAAGGCTATCCCTTCACTGCAAACGCTGGTAATTTGCCCAATTATTCATGGCAAGGAACACGCAAATCTTCTTCCTAAAGCCATTCACTGGGATGATTTTTTAAAATCAGCCACCGAGTGCCAATTTGAGAGCCTTCCTTTCGCACATCCTGTCTACATTCTTTTTTCTTCAGGAACCACTGGCAAGCCCAAATGCATCGTTCATGGGGCTGGCGGAACTTTATTACAGCATTTGAAAGAATTGGGTTTGCACAGTGACATCCGCAGTTACGACAATCTGTTCTTCTATACCACCTGCGGGTGGATGATGTGGAATTGGATGGTTTCCGTATTGGCTTTAGGAGCTACGCTAACCCTCTATGAAGGGGCGCCGACCTATCCCAATGCCAATCGCCTGTTCCATGTTATTGATGAAGAGAAAATCACCGTCTTTGGCACCAGTGCCAAATTCATTTCCAGCGTTGAGAAAGCCGGGGCAAGCCCACGTTATCAATATTCCTTAAGCAGTTTGCGCAGCATTTTATCGACTGGTTCTCCCCTACTCCCAAAGAATTACGATTACGTCTATCAACAAATTAAACCAGACGTTCAATTGAGCTCCATCTCGGGTGGAACTGATATCGTTTCCTGCTTCGCCCTAGGCAATCCGATTTTGCCAGTGTATCGAGGTGAGTTGCAGTGCCTTGGTCTAGGAATGGCTGTAGAAGTATTCAACGAACAAGGCCAATCAGTCATTGAAGAACGGGGGGAATTGGTTTGCACAAAAGCATTTCCTTCCATGCCGGTTGGTTTCTGGAATGACTCTGATCGTAAACTCTACAAACATGCCTATTTTGAGCGTTTCCCCGGTGTCTGGGCACATGGTGACTTTGCGGAAATTACCCCCCATCATGGCCTAATTATCTATGGCCGCTCCGATGCGGTCTTAAATCCAGGAGGTGTCAGGATTGGTACCGCTGAAATTTACCGTCAAGTGGAAAAAATTCCAGAAGTTCTGGACAGTGTGGTTATCGGACAAGACTGGCAAGATGACGTACGAGTCGTTTTATTTGTGAAACTCCGGGAAGGGCTGCAATTGAATGAGCAAATAGAGGTCAATATTCGCCAGACCATCAAACATCACGCCTCTCCTCGCCATGTTCCTGCGAAAATTCTTCAGGTGCCTGACATTCCGCGTACCATCAGTGGCAAAATCGTTGAAATTGCTGTTAGACAAGTTGTACATGGTCAAGATGTGCATAACCTGCAGTCTTTAGCCAATCCAGAAGCATTGGATCATTTTAAAAATCGGGAAGAGTTAAATGAATAA
- a CDS encoding methionine ABC transporter ATP-binding protein, translated as MIELTGLNKSYAGTLALQDVDLFIQEGEIFGIIGRSGAGKSTLLRCINLLEQPDQGDVVIDNESITTLSPKKLREARHKMAMIFQHFNLLSSKTVYDNIALPMRIQGIDEATIQAKIEELLPLVELQDKINFYPSQLSGGQKQRVAIARALSCSPKILLCDEATSALDPETTNAILELLKKINQLYGITIVLITHEMDVVKRICHRLALMENGQIREVTALATIFNNQNSQARSMLYSQLSPELPACLKNSLSPVANNKPLLRLFFQGENATVPFISKTSRELNLDINILLANIDRFDLITCGVLVVELIADEYLLNSFISRCEESNLTVEILGYVTDDVL; from the coding sequence ATGATAGAATTAACAGGACTAAACAAATCCTATGCTGGCACTCTTGCTTTGCAAGATGTTGACCTATTCATTCAGGAAGGTGAAATTTTCGGCATCATTGGTCGCAGTGGAGCGGGTAAATCAACTTTGTTGCGTTGTATCAACTTACTGGAACAACCTGATCAAGGTGATGTGGTCATTGATAATGAAAGCATCACCACACTTTCCCCTAAAAAGCTTCGAGAAGCCCGCCATAAAATGGCCATGATCTTCCAGCACTTTAATCTTTTAAGTTCAAAAACAGTTTATGACAATATAGCCCTACCCATGCGAATACAGGGTATTGATGAAGCAACCATCCAGGCAAAAATTGAGGAGCTGCTTCCGCTGGTAGAACTGCAAGATAAAATTAATTTCTACCCTTCACAACTCAGTGGCGGCCAGAAACAACGCGTGGCCATTGCTCGCGCCCTAAGTTGCTCCCCTAAGATACTGCTTTGTGATGAGGCTACATCAGCCCTGGATCCAGAAACAACCAATGCAATTTTAGAATTGCTCAAGAAAATTAATCAATTATATGGCATTACCATCGTATTAATTACGCATGAAATGGATGTGGTTAAACGAATTTGCCATCGATTGGCACTTATGGAAAATGGCCAAATTCGAGAAGTGACCGCATTGGCCACCATTTTTAACAACCAAAACAGTCAAGCTCGCAGTATGCTTTATTCACAATTAAGTCCCGAATTGCCAGCTTGCCTTAAAAACTCCCTATCCCCGGTAGCAAACAATAAACCTCTCCTTCGTCTTTTTTTCCAAGGAGAAAATGCTACCGTGCCATTCATTAGTAAAACGAGTCGCGAACTGAATTTAGACATTAATATTTTATTAGCTAATATTGACCGTTTTGACCTGATCACTTGTGGCGTCCTGGTCGTTGAGTTAATCGCTGATGAATATTTACTGAATTCTTTTATTTCGCGTTGCGAAGAATCCAACTTAACTGTGGAGATTTTAGGCTATGTCACTGACGATGTTTTATGA